In Candidatus Aramenus sp. CH1, the following proteins share a genomic window:
- a CDS encoding zinc ribbon domain-containing protein has protein sequence MQKRFENVNVNLQALAQYLNEWLISKGYQSQYFGSGNYYVVQAKKTGLLRHLFAADRAFTVKLMGAPGILEVNIGVADWVKAEDGIDAIGGDLILGPIGLLAEAGEGLWNLEIEKEVMGVIENYVRMNSYQAPQFPQTYYQQPYYPQPYPQPPAYPQIRICPSCGTQNPPNAKFCINCGTRLF, from the coding sequence ATGCAGAAGAGGTTCGAGAACGTAAACGTGAACCTACAGGCTTTAGCCCAGTACTTAAACGAGTGGCTCATTAGCAAGGGTTATCAGTCGCAGTATTTTGGTTCTGGTAACTACTACGTGGTTCAAGCAAAAAAGACCGGCCTCTTAAGGCACCTTTTTGCGGCGGATAGGGCTTTTACCGTGAAGCTAATGGGCGCTCCAGGAATACTGGAGGTCAACATAGGGGTAGCGGACTGGGTAAAGGCAGAGGACGGTATAGACGCAATAGGTGGGGACTTAATCCTGGGACCAATAGGCCTGCTCGCGGAGGCTGGAGAAGGTTTGTGGAACTTGGAGATCGAAAAAGAGGTAATGGGAGTCATAGAGAACTACGTGAGAATGAACTCCTATCAGGCTCCCCAGTTCCCGCAGACCTACTACCAGCAACCCTACTATCCCCAACCCTACCCGCAACCCCCTGCTTACCCGCAGATAAGGATCTGTCCGAGCTGTGGGACCCAGAACCCGCCCAACGCTAAGTTCTGCATAAACTGCGGAACAAGGCTGTTCTGA
- a CDS encoding SPFH domain-containing protein, with protein MSIQFRGQVISTELENGTSYMSQDTIVFRYPKENITSKSLIIVQPTEQAVVVIQGQIAAVLPPGTHNVQSPQNPISSFLSKFRYTSLPYDTVVYFVSTTRHEVRVAGVSQTDDLVPLEYEVAVYFRVVNPGLLVTNVQFHEAFFKDGNLANYISPVIDQEVSQILNHVKLTEVFKKFADISTAVTAGLKTFLGEIGVELISVRITKLIPQDPELRRILQLRDLGLEVYDAVRMGLARLLAESGNPASVNMALGVPYFPALSSIVVGYPYFPFFGGAQGPSQQPPATGVNLQQVLRQVFGATSGGAQSGSSQ; from the coding sequence ATGTCTATTCAATTTAGAGGTCAAGTTATTTCCACAGAACTGGAGAACGGAACCTCCTACATGTCACAGGACACGATAGTTTTTAGGTACCCAAAGGAGAACATAACCTCCAAGTCCCTCATCATTGTTCAGCCCACAGAGCAGGCAGTGGTCGTGATCCAAGGCCAGATCGCGGCTGTGTTGCCCCCTGGAACGCACAACGTGCAGTCGCCACAGAACCCGATTTCGTCGTTCCTCTCCAAGTTTAGGTATACTTCCCTACCCTACGATACCGTCGTGTACTTCGTGTCAACGACTAGGCACGAGGTGAGGGTAGCTGGGGTCAGCCAGACGGACGACCTCGTCCCCTTAGAGTACGAGGTGGCGGTGTACTTCAGGGTGGTGAACCCAGGGCTCCTTGTCACAAACGTCCAGTTCCACGAGGCGTTCTTCAAGGACGGCAACTTGGCAAACTACATATCTCCAGTAATAGACCAAGAGGTGAGCCAGATCCTAAACCACGTGAAGCTCACTGAGGTCTTCAAGAAGTTCGCCGACATATCCACTGCAGTAACGGCGGGGCTAAAGACCTTCCTAGGGGAAATCGGGGTCGAGCTCATCTCAGTGAGGATAACGAAGCTGATACCCCAAGACCCGGAGCTAAGGAGGATACTACAGCTGAGGGATCTCGGGCTGGAGGTGTACGACGCTGTGAGGATGGGGCTAGCTAGGCTGTTGGCGGAGAGCGGCAACCCAGCGAGCGTTAACATGGCCCTAGGTGTACCGTATTTCCCAGCTCTTTCGTCCATCGTAGTTGGCTACCCGTACTTCCCGTTCTTCGGCGGTGCCCAAGGTCCCTCACAACAGCCCCCAGCTACTGGGGTCAACCTACAACAAGTGTTAAGGCAAGTCTTCGGAGCGACGTCCGGGGGTGCCCAGAGTGGCTCCTCCCAGTAG
- a CDS encoding DUF1059 domain-containing protein, whose product MVFGLGKKKKYAFSCSSIGMNCGFEVKGAPTEEELLEILKVHASKAHNLKEIPQEVLEKVKANIRKV is encoded by the coding sequence ATGGTATTTGGTCTAGGTAAGAAAAAGAAGTACGCTTTCAGCTGTTCCAGTATTGGTATGAACTGCGGTTTCGAAGTAAAGGGAGCCCCCACAGAGGAGGAACTCCTTGAGATCTTGAAGGTACACGCCTCGAAGGCCCACAACCTAAAGGAGATACCCCAAGAGGTGCTAGAAAAGGTAAAGGCCAACATAAGGAAAGTGTGA
- a CDS encoding TCP-1/cpn60 chaperonin family protein, with the protein MENFLFRQGTRRETGYDVIYSNIIAVKTLAEMLKSSLGPRGLDKMLISSTQDVVVTNDGATIVKEMDVDHPAAKLVVETAKVQDSEVGDGTTSAVVFTGFLLEQAEKLLDQKVHPNTIIEGYRKAEALALSLSKEIATQVDPEDRKYLRDVAFTTLASKFFASNMDKVIDVAMDAVFSIAEKQGEKYNVDLSNVKFVKKRGESTDDVELVKGIVLDKEVPSPSMPKLVEEAKIAVIDFGLDVEKGDITAKLSITSPEQIKEALEEQARQVKAMVDAIAKTGANVVISQKGMDDIALHFLAKNKIMGIKNVSRSDLEKLAKATGAKIVSSYRDIDAQSLGYAKRVEERQVGKDKAIFVKGVKEAKAVTVLIRGSTDVAMDEMERSFNDVLNSLRNVLIDPYVAAGGGAFEEELAMRLRQKTLPGKEQLALEAYANALEEMASTLAETAGLDPVNAMVDLRSLHAKGMKNAGIDVMKGRVEEDMTKINVLDSLRVKEQVIKGATDAAVAIIKIDDMIAAAPSKQPQGQEQGMPQGYPPMG; encoded by the coding sequence ATGGAAAACTTCCTATTTCGCCAAGGAACTAGAAGGGAAACGGGATACGACGTAATATACTCCAACATCATAGCAGTAAAGACCTTGGCAGAGATGCTCAAGTCGAGCCTAGGACCTAGGGGACTAGACAAAATGCTAATCTCGTCCACCCAGGACGTGGTAGTCACAAACGACGGAGCCACGATAGTAAAGGAGATGGACGTAGACCACCCGGCGGCTAAGCTGGTAGTGGAGACGGCGAAAGTCCAGGACTCAGAGGTGGGCGACGGCACTACAAGTGCAGTTGTGTTCACTGGATTCCTGCTAGAGCAGGCTGAAAAGCTCCTTGACCAGAAGGTACACCCCAACACTATCATAGAGGGCTACAGGAAGGCAGAAGCACTTGCCCTCTCCCTGAGCAAGGAGATTGCAACGCAAGTGGACCCAGAGGACAGGAAGTACTTGAGGGACGTGGCGTTCACCACGTTGGCGAGCAAGTTCTTCGCCTCCAACATGGACAAGGTAATAGACGTGGCCATGGACGCCGTGTTCTCCATAGCCGAGAAGCAGGGAGAAAAGTACAACGTGGACTTGAGCAACGTGAAGTTCGTGAAGAAGAGGGGAGAGTCCACTGACGACGTGGAATTGGTCAAGGGCATTGTACTGGATAAGGAGGTGCCGAGTCCCTCTATGCCCAAGTTAGTGGAGGAGGCCAAGATAGCCGTCATCGACTTTGGACTAGACGTGGAGAAGGGGGACATCACAGCAAAGCTGAGCATAACCTCGCCGGAGCAGATAAAGGAGGCGTTAGAGGAGCAGGCAAGGCAGGTAAAAGCAATGGTGGACGCAATAGCTAAGACCGGGGCAAACGTGGTCATATCGCAGAAGGGCATGGATGACATCGCCCTCCACTTCTTGGCCAAGAACAAGATAATGGGCATAAAGAACGTCAGCAGGAGCGACTTAGAGAAGTTGGCTAAGGCCACCGGGGCCAAGATAGTGAGCTCCTACAGGGACATTGACGCCCAGAGCCTAGGTTACGCAAAGAGAGTTGAGGAGAGGCAGGTGGGGAAGGATAAGGCCATCTTTGTGAAGGGAGTAAAGGAGGCTAAGGCCGTGACTGTACTCATAAGGGGCTCCACAGACGTCGCCATGGACGAAATGGAGAGGAGCTTTAACGACGTGCTCAACTCGCTGAGGAACGTCCTCATAGACCCCTACGTTGCCGCAGGAGGAGGTGCATTTGAGGAAGAGCTGGCGATGAGGTTGAGGCAGAAGACCTTGCCGGGAAAGGAGCAACTGGCTTTAGAGGCCTACGCTAACGCCCTAGAGGAGATGGCAAGCACGCTGGCGGAGACTGCAGGCCTTGACCCAGTGAACGCCATGGTGGACTTGAGGAGCCTTCACGCCAAGGGCATGAAGAACGCCGGGATCGACGTTATGAAAGGTAGGGTGGAGGAGGATATGACGAAGATCAACGTGTTGGATTCGCTAAGGGTAAAGGAACAAGTGATCAAGGGGGCTACTGACGCTGCGGTGGCTATAATAAAGATAGACGACATGATAGCCGCAGCTCCCTCAAAGCAACCCCAAGGACAGGAGCAGGGCATGCCCCAGGGATATCCGCCAATGGGCTAA
- a CDS encoding pirin family protein: MIRKVSRVIEGRETRDGAGVKLYRVFGGVLTAYLTDPFLLLDFFGSTDPEDYIMGFPWHPHRGIETVTYLIKGKVEHEDSEGNKGVIYPGDVQWMTAGSGIFHQEMPKPLDDKEVARYFQNPNSNKGLQLWINLPANRKMTTPAYRGVTAKQIPKVEIDQGEVKVIAGEFKGIQGPVNAGLSVDPSYFDVVLKEEGEFVHRVKEKYTVLVYVMEGKAKLDDRTVVGQGDLVIYDEGDEVRIKSLGNSRLIFLSGRPLGEPIAWYGPIVMNTDDQIREALLDLRRGTFVKDKNPIFY, encoded by the coding sequence ATGATTAGAAAAGTTTCGAGAGTAATTGAAGGCAGGGAGACGAGGGATGGAGCAGGGGTTAAGCTCTACCGCGTCTTCGGAGGGGTGCTTACAGCCTACTTGACTGACCCTTTTCTCCTCCTCGACTTCTTCGGCTCCACAGACCCTGAAGATTACATCATGGGCTTCCCGTGGCACCCACACAGGGGAATAGAGACAGTCACCTATCTAATAAAGGGAAAGGTGGAGCACGAGGACAGCGAGGGGAACAAGGGGGTCATCTACCCAGGGGACGTGCAATGGATGACAGCGGGCAGTGGGATATTCCACCAGGAGATGCCGAAGCCACTTGACGACAAGGAAGTGGCGAGGTACTTCCAAAACCCGAACAGCAACAAGGGGCTACAGCTCTGGATAAACCTCCCGGCAAACAGGAAAATGACAACCCCAGCCTACAGGGGGGTCACGGCGAAGCAGATCCCAAAGGTGGAGATTGACCAAGGAGAAGTGAAGGTCATCGCCGGGGAGTTCAAGGGAATACAAGGGCCAGTCAACGCGGGCCTTTCCGTGGATCCCAGCTACTTCGACGTGGTGCTGAAAGAGGAGGGAGAGTTCGTCCACCGCGTCAAGGAGAAGTACACCGTCCTCGTGTACGTGATGGAGGGAAAGGCGAAGTTGGACGACAGGACCGTGGTCGGACAGGGAGACCTAGTAATATACGACGAGGGGGACGAAGTAAGGATAAAGAGCCTAGGCAACTCGAGGCTGATCTTCCTGAGCGGGAGGCCCCTAGGGGAGCCCATAGCGTGGTACGGGCCCATAGTGATGAACACCGATGATCAGATAAGGGAGGCACTACTAGACCTAAGGCGGGGGACCTTCGTCAAGGACAAGAATCCCATCTTCTACTGA
- a CDS encoding 4Fe-4S dicluster domain-containing protein, whose amino-acid sequence MSSNPNLNIYQGGVEYSIPFHPKANYAIITDLNKCFGCGGCQMSCKEWNTSGMFGPLPDLNPYGDLDVMFWLRVLYIEIGEWPQTKVYNIPINCFHCLNAPCVEVCPVGATFKRVEDGIVLVDYTKCIGCKYCIYGCPYGNRLFDPIEGVVKKCTHCFDRIYDPNLPPEERIPACIHGCMVQARIWANVLDPTDPGTILFVDKGGFVLGPETGANPASGYLPWRSKYAADNDVPLLSQAEYYNVWTGNGVVQLGAQGNNSTYDEENPPSNSSNS is encoded by the coding sequence ATGTCGTCCAACCCTAACCTAAACATATACCAAGGAGGGGTAGAGTACTCCATACCCTTCCACCCCAAGGCAAACTACGCAATAATAACTGACCTGAACAAGTGCTTCGGCTGCGGAGGCTGTCAGATGTCATGTAAGGAGTGGAACACCTCTGGGATGTTCGGGCCCCTCCCAGACCTAAACCCCTACGGAGACCTAGACGTGATGTTCTGGCTGAGGGTGCTCTACATAGAGATAGGGGAGTGGCCACAGACTAAAGTGTACAACATACCAATAAACTGCTTCCACTGCCTTAACGCCCCATGTGTGGAGGTGTGTCCAGTAGGCGCTACCTTCAAGAGAGTGGAGGACGGTATAGTGCTGGTGGACTACACCAAGTGCATAGGCTGTAAGTACTGCATCTACGGCTGTCCCTACGGGAACAGGCTGTTCGACCCAATAGAGGGAGTGGTCAAGAAGTGTACCCACTGCTTCGACAGGATCTACGATCCCAACTTGCCGCCAGAGGAGAGGATACCAGCGTGTATACACGGGTGCATGGTACAAGCCAGGATATGGGCTAACGTGTTAGATCCCACAGACCCTGGAACCATACTGTTTGTGGACAAGGGAGGTTTCGTCCTAGGCCCAGAGACCGGTGCCAACCCAGCTAGCGGTTACCTCCCGTGGAGGAGCAAATACGCTGCTGATAACGACGTACCTCTGCTATCTCAAGCCGAGTATTATAACGTCTGGACCGGGAACGGCGTAGTACAGCTTGGAGCACAAGGTAACAACTCAACGTATGACGAGGAAAACCCACCCTCTAACTCTTCCAACTCCTAA
- a CDS encoding alcohol dehydrogenase catalytic domain-containing protein: MQAIYFEKSGLENLKFGEFKEPEVGPHDVLVKVVMAGVNPIDYFVVNFIPVQPMPHVPGAEVAGVVEKVGEHVKRFQKGDRVVVYNRVFDATCDLCLSGKEQLCRNGGIMSVVTNGGFAEYVAVPDKNLVKLPESVSWEVAASLPVAGLTPFHALREANVGLGKTVVVFGASGNTGMMALQLAKMMGAKVVAVSSKPWVKEFADHVFSYSEVEEGVKKITDGRGADVVVNSVGGDLWAKSLSVLSPGGTMVFFGGLTAQKAEVELGSIYGREIKVVGTTGGTRYELEQLVKMPIKVKVWKEFKLNEGKEALGSLFGKERDGRIMLRVS, encoded by the coding sequence ATGCAGGCAATCTATTTTGAGAAGAGCGGGTTGGAAAACCTAAAGTTCGGCGAGTTTAAGGAACCGGAAGTGGGGCCCCACGACGTCTTGGTAAAGGTAGTTATGGCGGGAGTAAACCCGATAGACTACTTCGTCGTCAACTTCATCCCTGTCCAGCCGATGCCACACGTTCCTGGAGCAGAGGTAGCAGGAGTCGTGGAAAAGGTAGGGGAGCATGTAAAGAGGTTCCAGAAGGGCGACAGGGTGGTGGTGTACAACAGGGTCTTCGACGCGACTTGTGACCTCTGCCTTTCCGGGAAGGAACAGCTGTGCAGGAACGGCGGGATAATGAGCGTGGTCACCAACGGCGGTTTTGCAGAGTACGTGGCAGTCCCAGACAAGAACTTGGTAAAATTACCGGAGTCGGTGAGCTGGGAGGTCGCGGCGAGTTTGCCAGTTGCAGGGCTGACGCCCTTCCACGCGCTGAGGGAGGCAAACGTAGGTCTAGGTAAGACCGTTGTGGTCTTCGGCGCCTCGGGGAACACTGGGATGATGGCACTGCAGTTGGCTAAGATGATGGGGGCCAAGGTGGTCGCGGTCTCCTCAAAGCCATGGGTGAAGGAGTTCGCCGACCACGTCTTCAGCTATAGCGAGGTGGAAGAAGGCGTGAAAAAGATCACCGACGGAAGGGGTGCAGACGTGGTAGTGAACTCAGTTGGAGGGGACTTATGGGCTAAGTCTCTTTCAGTCCTCTCTCCAGGGGGTACTATGGTGTTCTTCGGAGGGTTAACGGCACAGAAGGCTGAGGTGGAGCTGGGCTCAATATACGGGAGGGAGATAAAGGTCGTTGGGACTACTGGCGGCACTAGGTACGAGCTGGAGCAGTTAGTGAAGATGCCCATCAAGGTGAAGGTGTGGAAGGAGTTCAAGTTGAACGAGGGCAAGGAGGCGCTAGGTTCCCTGTTTGGGAAGGAGAGGGACGGGAGGATAATGCTGAGGGTTTCCTAG
- a CDS encoding xanthine dehydrogenase family protein molybdopterin-binding subunit has protein sequence MIQEHLPIITGRSTYIDDINPKNAVFLQVIRSPIARGRVLKVSRPERALLTLTWEDVKAYMPVVGDTALLKQSRVAKMPVLADGRVNFVGQPVMAVITEDRYSLEDLAEETQVEYEEMRAIVDVEEAINAEPIHEGLDSNVSVDQILSGGDLSLKEKADVVVSRKIKQSRVVSNPMETKGCVCWWNNNTLNVYASTQAPFRVKNDLREVLGILPERINVYSAPNVGGGFGNKSGGYPEYVLGALASLKLRRPVKWVETRSEFLVNAQSLGRGEVSDVRLYAKKDGTILGMEGTIIANIGAYDYGINYNTPMFVARLANGPYKLKFAKVRAMSVFTNTPPMGFYRGAGRPEAALIHETLVEDLAEELGMDPVEIRRKNLVDDSGYVTPLGNKLDPAGYREVLDKAEKYYRKAKEVHKGDNVGVSIVAFTEIVRVSPGELARAVVRQGKVVFYVGGLGSHGQAYSTVFRKVVSETLGISEDKVEVITGTTEGVKEGIGSFGSRGGSVGSSAVIATALELSKRIDVRHLERYEGVEVEVFYRTDDIFAPGAHVAVVEVDKETGFAKVLEYYAVEDVGRVLSLEEVEGQVIGGVLQGASQVIMEAMRYDERGIPLCSSIADCGVPTAVESVRRIENEVVEFPSGLLSKSRGVGESGTTGALPAVLIALERATRRKFHELPVFPEEIAGKN, from the coding sequence GTGATCCAAGAACACCTTCCTATAATAACTGGAAGGTCCACTTACATAGACGACATAAATCCCAAGAACGCCGTCTTCCTCCAAGTGATTAGGTCGCCGATCGCGAGGGGCAGGGTGCTCAAGGTAAGTAGACCGGAGAGGGCACTCCTCACGCTCACTTGGGAGGACGTGAAGGCATACATGCCGGTGGTGGGCGACACAGCTCTTCTCAAGCAGTCTAGGGTAGCCAAGATGCCAGTGCTCGCCGACGGTAGAGTCAACTTCGTCGGTCAGCCAGTCATGGCGGTGATTACTGAGGACCGGTACTCCCTTGAGGACCTAGCCGAGGAGACCCAGGTCGAGTACGAGGAAATGAGGGCAATAGTGGACGTAGAGGAGGCAATTAACGCCGAGCCGATCCACGAGGGGCTGGATTCCAACGTTTCCGTGGACCAGATCCTCAGTGGTGGTGACCTCTCTCTCAAGGAAAAAGCTGACGTAGTGGTGAGCAGGAAGATAAAGCAGAGCAGGGTAGTGTCAAACCCAATGGAGACTAAAGGTTGCGTGTGCTGGTGGAACAACAACACCTTGAACGTCTACGCGTCCACCCAAGCTCCATTTAGGGTAAAGAACGACTTGAGGGAAGTACTGGGCATACTCCCTGAGAGGATAAACGTTTACTCGGCCCCAAACGTCGGGGGAGGCTTTGGGAACAAGTCCGGAGGCTACCCTGAGTACGTGCTTGGTGCTTTGGCTTCACTTAAGCTGAGGAGGCCAGTGAAGTGGGTGGAGACGAGGAGCGAGTTCCTAGTCAACGCCCAGTCCCTCGGCAGGGGAGAGGTCTCCGACGTGAGGCTCTACGCCAAGAAGGACGGCACTATCTTGGGGATGGAGGGAACTATAATAGCTAACATAGGTGCTTACGACTACGGCATAAACTACAATACGCCCATGTTCGTGGCCAGGCTAGCAAATGGCCCCTACAAGCTTAAGTTCGCTAAGGTGAGGGCAATGTCGGTCTTTACCAACACCCCTCCCATGGGCTTTTACAGGGGGGCAGGGAGACCAGAAGCAGCGTTAATCCACGAAACTTTGGTGGAGGACCTAGCTGAGGAACTTGGGATGGACCCTGTCGAGATAAGAAGGAAAAACTTGGTTGACGACTCTGGGTACGTAACGCCACTAGGAAACAAGCTGGACCCAGCCGGGTACAGAGAGGTACTGGACAAGGCCGAGAAGTACTACAGGAAGGCCAAGGAGGTCCACAAAGGCGATAACGTTGGGGTATCTATAGTAGCTTTCACTGAGATAGTCAGAGTCTCCCCAGGGGAGTTGGCGAGGGCCGTGGTTAGGCAAGGCAAGGTAGTCTTCTACGTGGGAGGGCTAGGTTCCCACGGGCAGGCTTACTCCACGGTATTCAGGAAGGTGGTCTCGGAGACCTTAGGGATAAGCGAAGACAAGGTGGAAGTAATAACGGGGACTACGGAAGGAGTAAAGGAGGGAATAGGGAGCTTCGGCTCCAGGGGAGGGAGTGTGGGGAGCTCCGCCGTGATCGCCACGGCCCTAGAGCTCTCCAAGAGGATTGACGTCCGCCACTTGGAGAGGTACGAGGGAGTCGAGGTGGAGGTGTTCTACAGGACGGACGACATCTTCGCGCCTGGAGCTCACGTGGCGGTAGTGGAGGTGGACAAGGAGACCGGCTTCGCCAAAGTCCTCGAGTACTACGCAGTGGAGGACGTTGGTAGAGTGCTCTCGCTAGAGGAGGTGGAGGGGCAAGTAATTGGCGGAGTGTTGCAGGGGGCCTCCCAAGTGATCATGGAGGCCATGAGATACGACGAGAGAGGGATACCTCTATGCAGTTCTATAGCCGACTGCGGTGTCCCAACTGCAGTGGAGTCTGTGAGGAGGATCGAAAACGAGGTCGTGGAGTTTCCCTCTGGGCTACTCTCCAAGAGCAGGGGGGTAGGGGAGTCTGGGACCACGGGAGCGCTCCCAGCGGTACTAATAGCGTTGGAACGCGCTACACGCAGGAAGTTCCACGAGCTCCCAGTTTTCCCAGAGGAAATAGCCGGGAAAAACTAA
- a CDS encoding winged helix-turn-helix transcriptional regulator, giving the protein MDAVDKKIVFYLLKDGRISQRRIAALLGLNPASLNYRFKKLLDSGTLKGFKLYVNPNLLGFVQTYVVFKNYKDFDADWISFRLKCLEWYNVYGVYGRDSAEIKDRLGYMQKVLGEPVLTYFPAQFKVKLSQLDLKILDLLRKDPRMSSSKIAKSLGVATKKVEKHIKNLKFRGLIMIVPVVDLGNLDSIVFSIFSKKIEDVSPILQECKIWQFTDGYAGITVCNQDRMEGVKKYVSAVREVDKEAEMMLIYGYDFKTVWANNP; this is encoded by the coding sequence ATGGACGCAGTAGACAAGAAGATAGTTTTCTACCTCCTTAAGGACGGTAGGATATCCCAGAGGAGGATAGCCGCCCTCCTTGGGCTTAACCCTGCGAGCTTGAACTACAGGTTTAAGAAGCTCTTGGACAGTGGTACACTAAAGGGGTTTAAGCTCTACGTTAACCCCAACCTCCTCGGCTTCGTCCAGACCTACGTAGTGTTCAAGAACTACAAGGACTTCGACGCTGACTGGATATCCTTTAGGCTCAAGTGCTTGGAGTGGTACAACGTATACGGCGTCTACGGCAGGGACTCAGCTGAGATAAAGGACAGGCTAGGGTACATGCAGAAGGTCCTTGGGGAGCCGGTGCTCACCTACTTCCCTGCACAGTTCAAGGTAAAGCTCTCCCAGCTCGACCTCAAAATCCTCGACCTGCTCAGGAAGGACCCGAGGATGTCGTCCTCGAAGATAGCCAAGAGCCTGGGGGTCGCGACAAAGAAGGTGGAGAAGCACATAAAGAACTTGAAGTTCAGGGGGCTGATAATGATCGTCCCAGTGGTCGACTTGGGCAACCTCGACTCCATAGTGTTCTCCATCTTCTCCAAGAAGATCGAGGACGTCTCCCCCATCCTCCAGGAGTGCAAGATATGGCAGTTCACAGACGGCTACGCTGGTATAACAGTGTGTAACCAAGACAGGATGGAGGGCGTGAAGAAGTACGTTAGTGCAGTGAGGGAGGTTGACAAGGAGGCAGAGATGATGCTGATCTACGGCTACGACTTCAAGACGGTTTGGGCCAACAACCCGTAA
- a CDS encoding GNAT family N-acetyltransferase, with protein MSTTIRKAREEDWRKIYELYASLDEEDLYLRFFHFYTMSEEEAKELAKGEDHVTFLAEVDGKVVGEATLYNNGEFSLVVDREYRKRGIGTLLVRRVIEKARAMGIKSVKFYTLSENYPMVTLAKKLGFFLSFNEDEVKGELKVNVLCVNS; from the coding sequence ATGTCAACAACAATAAGGAAAGCTAGAGAGGAGGATTGGAGGAAGATATACGAGCTTTACGCCTCCCTAGACGAGGAAGACCTCTACTTGCGCTTCTTCCACTTCTACACAATGAGCGAGGAGGAGGCAAAGGAGTTAGCCAAGGGTGAAGACCACGTGACCTTCCTTGCTGAGGTGGACGGAAAGGTTGTGGGAGAAGCGACGCTCTACAACAACGGCGAGTTCTCGCTGGTGGTGGACAGAGAGTACAGGAAGAGGGGCATAGGCACACTACTTGTAAGGAGGGTAATAGAGAAGGCAAGGGCCATGGGTATTAAGTCAGTCAAGTTCTACACCTTGAGCGAGAACTACCCAATGGTGACCCTCGCTAAAAAGTTGGGGTTCTTCTTAAGCTTTAACGAGGACGAGGTAAAGGGGGAACTCAAGGTAAATGTTTTATGCGTGAACAGTTAA
- a CDS encoding DUF1059 domain-containing protein, producing MKYSFKCADVGMNCGYEIVNAGSEEELLEQLKIHAKMSHGLTQIPQDMVNKIKEKIRKTGLYSFSCASVGMNCGFEIVNASSEEELLHELSIHAKMSHQMTTIPQDTLNKIKANIKES from the coding sequence ATGAAGTACTCGTTCAAGTGTGCAGACGTAGGGATGAACTGCGGATACGAGATAGTTAATGCGGGAAGCGAAGAGGAGTTACTGGAACAGCTTAAGATCCACGCCAAGATGTCCCACGGGCTAACGCAAATACCGCAGGACATGGTAAATAAGATAAAGGAGAAGATTAGGAAGACAGGACTGTACTCTTTCTCGTGTGCCAGCGTGGGCATGAACTGCGGTTTCGAGATAGTGAACGCCTCCTCGGAGGAGGAGCTCCTACACGAGCTCTCCATACATGCCAAGATGTCCCACCAGATGACCACCATACCCCAAGACACGCTCAACAAGATAAAGGCCAACATAAAGGAATCTTAA
- a CDS encoding molecular chaperone TorD family protein: protein MSDLPAVRFYVYDTFSEIFFYKINDDEYKVMIDKVNKVSEGLGQAIKEVSGVDFLRIAKKFSEIKKKDYAIEYTTLFLTGLGFKPLMPVESRRTFAISGEKQALRQYLDITSFYERRGVVPKVTGSFIHEPDHITTILAFMALLVREEIEERKEGKDFLKTVKEESEFLNRHVVNWVIDWARDVVSDPRANLFKVVCEELAKWIEFDYREISKVLPKVV, encoded by the coding sequence ATGTCAGACCTCCCCGCAGTTAGGTTTTACGTGTACGACACCTTTTCCGAGATATTTTTCTATAAGATTAACGACGACGAGTACAAGGTAATGATAGACAAGGTGAACAAGGTAAGCGAGGGCCTAGGCCAAGCTATAAAAGAGGTAAGCGGAGTAGACTTTCTCAGGATCGCGAAAAAGTTCTCCGAGATCAAGAAAAAGGATTACGCCATAGAGTACACGACCCTTTTCCTGACGGGTCTTGGATTTAAACCTCTAATGCCAGTGGAGAGTAGGAGAACTTTCGCGATCTCTGGTGAGAAACAAGCTCTTAGACAGTACTTGGACATAACCTCCTTTTACGAGAGGAGGGGTGTGGTCCCCAAGGTCACAGGGAGCTTTATACATGAACCGGACCACATAACTACGATTTTGGCCTTCATGGCCCTATTGGTGAGGGAAGAGATTGAGGAGAGGAAGGAGGGGAAGGACTTCCTGAAGACCGTGAAGGAGGAGAGCGAGTTCTTGAACAGGCACGTGGTGAACTGGGTCATAGACTGGGCCAGGGACGTTGTGAGCGACCCTAGGGCTAACTTGTTCAAGGTGGTGTGCGAGGAACTAGCAAAGTGGATAGAATTTGACTACAGGGAGATATCCAAGGTGTTGCCAAAGGTCGTGTAA